A DNA window from Daucus carota subsp. sativus chromosome 3, DH1 v3.0, whole genome shotgun sequence contains the following coding sequences:
- the LOC108204092 gene encoding uncharacterized protein LOC108204092: MDKSWISKDRDLLKYQVGVESFLIFAEENAKNPNKIPCPCARCGNFKKHSVKIIRGHLYEKGFSSGYVDWIWHGEKCPTSESAPKSSLGSKLVEIPTSENVDICEAAYVRSEYIDDSAEFSRFVADAEQPLYEGSDNNKLESLLKLHNWKSRFGISDSAFTDLLSSVGSLLPKDHVLPVNAYEAKKTLNDLGLEYIKFHACPNDCVLYRGLNIDASECPKCHLSRWKVEKDGKPRINVPANVMCEFQDGQMRHPADSPSWRNIDYRWPEFGSESRNIRLALAADGINPHTNGLTNRYTCWPVVLVTYNLPPCLCMKRKFMMLTILVSGPHEPGNNIDVYLQPMIDDVKKLWEEGERNVYDAYTKSYFTLRAVLMWTINDFPAYGNLSGCLNKGYMACPICGDDTVAKHLKYSRKICYQGHRRYLPPHHPYRRSKAAFNGEQDFGCARQSHSGEEVLRQQEQIEFAFGKEVKKAKKGDCPWKKKSIFFELEYWKFHHVRHCLDVMHIEKNVCDSLIGTLLNLPFKSKDSMDSRRDMIEMGVRPDLAPEVGEKRTYLPHAPYTLSRARKKKDVRVIIAYETSLWPFIEHKKLWMFPFERFNKVLKSYVQNRYYPEGCIAESYLGKESIEFCSEFVRQSCMIAGLPKDKGKLSGPLSGVMVKSVDEKERDEAHLYVLQNNSEVYPYIMKHKELLEQQYQGKKKSVQWLIGEHNRLFANWFNKRVSAEMVENPENISDTIRWLAGKPSFTVLSYDGYLIDGVRYFTKDRDDARVDQNSGVSLVARTVQVSNSERGIKVDDLGFTLVDFSRLGHKNDKYVSVDHVKQVFYIEDPVDARWSVALNYTKADYEELYNDDDLGDTTIENSPFNIDVPMCDHDEEPEPNVSNKRNSIDPMADQFQGKSDFRAPLLTGSDNYNWWKGQMEAHLSRDPLMQRVVERGPYQFLDKDGKVKDVDELTTDELTKLGANGKARSTLINGLSQAEYDKVSSLKSAKEIWEALEAYHEGPKGLRKVKLGQLMKELGAHYYTIKGL; the protein is encoded by the exons ATGGACAAGTCTTGGATTTCAAAAGATAGggatttattaaaatatcaagTGGGGGTTGAATCTTTCTTGATATTTGCCGAAGAAAATGCTAAGAATCCTAATAAAATCCCTTGCCCCTGTGCACGTTGTGGGAATTTTAAGAAGCATTCTGTTAAAATAATTAGAGgtcatttatatgaaaaaggaTTTAGTTCGGGGTATGTTGATTGGATATGGCACGGAGAAAAGTGTCCAACTAGTGAGTCAGCACCAAAGTCTTCTTTGGGTAGTAAATTAGTCGAAATTCCTACATCCGAAAATGTTGACATATGTGAAGCAGCGTATGTGAGgagtgaatatattgatgattCGGCTGAATTTAGTAGGTTTGTCGCTGATGCAGAACAACCATTATACGAGGGTAGCGACAACAACAAATTAGAGTCGCTGTTGAAATTACATAATTGGAAATCTAGGTTTGGCATAAGCGATAGTGCCTTCACCGATCTTCTTTCTTCTGTAGGGTCTTTACTGCCTAAAGACCATGTGTTACCCGTGAATGCGTATGAAGCGAAAAAAACCCTAAATGATTTAGGCCTCGAGTATATTAAGTTTCACGCGTGTCCAAATGATTGTGTACTGTACAGGGGTTTAAATATTGATGCGTCGGAGTGCCCCAAGTGCCATCTGTCTCGTTGGAAGGTTGAAAAAGATGGTAAACCTAGGATTAATGTTCCAGCCAATGTAATGTG CGAATTTCAAGATGGCCAAATGCGTCATCCAGCCGACTCTCCTTCTTGGAGGAATATTGATTATAGGTGGCCTGAATTTGGTAGTGAGTCGAGAAACATTCGCTTAGCATTAGCTGCTGATGGAATAAACCCGCACACTAATGGCCTTACCAATAGGTACACTTGCTGGCCAGTAGTTTTAGTAACTTATAACCTTCCTCCATGTTTATGCatgaagaggaagtttatgATGCTAACTATACTAGTTTCAGGTCCACATGAACCGGGTAATAACATTGACGTGTATTTGCAACCAATGATTGATGATGTGAAAAAGCTTTGGGAAGAAGGTGAACGGAATGTATACGATGCGTATACAAAGTCTTATTTCACATTAAGAGCTGTTCTAATGTGGACCATAAACGACTTTCCGGCGTATGGAAATTTGTCGGGCTGTCTGAATAAAGGTTATATGGCGTGTCCAATTTGTGGAGATGACACAGTAgctaaacatttaaaatatagcAGAAAAATTTGTTACCAAGGACATCGAAGATATTTGCCACCACATCATCCCTATAGGAGGAGTAAGGCAGCTTTTAATGGAGAACAAGACTTTGGATGTGCACGTCAATCCCATTCTGGTGAAGAAGTCTTAAGGCAGCAGGAGCAGATTGAATTTGCATTTGGGAAGGAGGTGAAAAAAGCAAAAAAAGGGGATTGTCCatggaagaagaagtcaattttCTTCGAGTTGGAGTATTGGAAATTTCATCACGTACGTCATTGTCTCGATGTTATGCACATTGAAAAAAATGTGTGTGATAGTTTAATCGGGACATTGTTGAATCTTCCATTCAAGAGTAAAGATAGCATGGACTCTCGTCGTGATATGATTGAGATGGGTGTGAGGCCTGACCTGGCTCCCGAAGTAGGAGAAAAGCGAACCTACCTCCCCCATGCCCCTTATACTTTGTCAAGAGCTAGAAAAAAGAAAGATGTTAGAGTCATTATCGCATATGAAACTTCCTTATGGCCATTCATCGAACATAAAAAATT ATGGATGTTCCCGTTTGAACGGTTCAACAAAGTGTTGAAGAGTTATGTTCAGAACCGTTACTATCCAGAGGGGTGTATAGCAGAAAGCTACCTAGGAAAAGAGTCGATTGAGTTTTGCTCAGAATTTGTTAGGCAAAGCTGCATGATTGCTGGTCTTCCAAAGGACAAGGGAAAACTTTCTGGGCCATTATCGGGTGTAATGGTAAAGTCTGTGGATGAGAAAGAAAGAGACGAGGCACATTTATATGTCCTGCAGAACAACTCTGAAGTGTATCCTTATATCAT GAAGCATAAGGAGTTACTAGAACAGCAGTACCAAGGCAAAAAAAAGAGTGTTCAATGGCTAATTGGAGAGCACAACCGTTTATTTGCTAATTGGTTTAATAAAAGG GTAAGTGCTGAAATGgtagagaatcctgaaaatatttCCGATACGATTAGATGGTTGGCAGGTAAACCATCGTTTACGGTTTTAAGCTATGATGGTTATTTGATTGATGGGGTACGATACTTCACAAAGGACCGTGATGATGCAAGAGTTGATCAGAATAGCGGGGTTTCTTTAGTTGCCAGGACAGTACAAGTGTCCA ACAGTGAGAGAGGTATCAAAGTTGATGATTTAGGCTTCACTCTTGTAGATTTCAGTCGGCTTGGTCACAAGAACGACAAGTATGTGTCTGTTGACCACGTGAAACAAGTCTTCTATATTGAAGACCCTGTCGATGCTAGGTGGTCTGTTGCATTGAACTATACAAAGGCAGACTATGAAGAGTTGTACAATGATGATGATTTGGGAGATACGACTATTGAAAATTCCCCATTCAACATAGATGTTCCTATGTGTGATCATGACGAAGAACCTGAGCCTAATGTTAGCAATAAAAG GAATAGTATAGATCCTATGGCTGACCAATTTCAGGgaaaatcagactttagagctCCGCTTCTCACAGGTTCGGACAATTACAACTGGTGGAAAGGACAAATGGAAGCTCATCTCTCCAGAGACCCTCTCATGCAAAGAGTTGTTGAACGAGGTCCATATCAATTccttgataaagatggcaaagttAAAGATGTTGATGAACTTACTACTGACGAGCTAACAAAGCTGGGTGCAAATGGAAAAGCAAGAAGTACTCTCATCAATGGTCTTagtcaagctgaatatgacaaggtgtcATCTCTCAAATCTGCCAAGGAGATATGGGAAGCGTTGGAAGCTTATCATGAAGGTCCAAAGGGTCTAAGGAAAGTAAAGTTGGGACAACTAATGAAGGAACTTGGTGCTCACTACTACACCATAAAAGGGCTATAG